TGGATGAAGGTCGATTCGACGGAAGGGTGAGGGAGTGAAGGGAGATCAAGACCGGTCGCACGCTTGCGGGGTATCGCCGTGAAGAGGCGCTGGCCATAAAGGTCCCGGTGGTGTTTCCGGGCCCGAGGGTACGGTCCGATACTCAGTCAGGTCGCCCCGCAACACTTCTTATATTTGCTGCCACTGCCACAGGGACAGGGATCGTTGCGCCCGACTTTCCGGCCGGTCGCCGGTGTAGGGCTGAGATCGCCCGCTTCATACCGTGCCTGATAGATTGCGCGACCGAGGTGCGCATAGTCACCCAATGCGTCATGAAAGATCTCGAGCACGGTTCCGGCCAACTGCGCGAGGCTTGTGCCTGCCCTGCCTTCTTCATGATAGGCCCTGGCCAGGGTGGGAGAGGAAAAAAATGTCAGGGTCATCAGCGCGGCTCCCAGCGCTTCATCGAGTTCCTCCGGGGTGTATTCGTCCCAGTATTCCACCAGGTAGTCATGGCCCATGCCGAACCCCTGTGCCCAATGGCTCAGAGGCGCATCGGGCTCCAGATTGTCGAGTGGGTCCGGTCTAATGTCGCAGCCAGGCGGAAGCGTGGCATGCTCGGCAGCATGCTGTCGTAGACAGTCGTTATAGAGTCCCATCATGGCCTGAAGCACCTGCGCTGCCTCGGCGTGCGTGTCGTAGCCGGCGTCATGATCATCGAACACCATCGGTATCCATTCCGATGGCGGGATCGGTTCCGGCCCGTTCGCGAGGCTGAACAGAAATCCCGCCGACTGCGCATATGTCAGCGTGCCGGCCGGACGCTGCGGGGAGGCCAAAAAGTCCTGCACAAGGGCGGCCTGAGCCGCCGTGAATGGAGGGATCGTCGAGGACATGGCGCAATCATAAATCCGATCTATTCCGGATGGAAGCGAGAGTGTGGTGCTGGGGCAGACCGTTGAACCGGTTGGGATCCTGCCCTCCTCTCACTCAGGCCGCCAAGGCGGTGGCGCGCACGGATTCCAACATACGAATCAGGTCGTCCATCTCTCTCGGCTGAAACAACCCGTCTGGCCCATGTGGACTGAGATCGGTAAAGGGCGATTCATAGAGTCGGGCCGGTTCCATGACGCCATGCTCGGTCAAATGATCCACGACCAGGTTGATGAACTCAAGTTGGTTGGCAGTGAAGGTCTTCCCGGTAATGAATCCCGCGAGTGCCTCTTTGGCCGCGCTACGATCCATGCCGACGAGCGATCGCACGAAGAGACCGAGACCTTGAGCGTGTCCCGCGGCCCGACGGATATCGTCCAGCGGAGCAGCGCCGCTCTCTGCAAGGACACGCTCCAATTCGGAAAGGTCTGTGACAGTGAGCGGCTGGTTCATGCGCAACTTGGCAATCACCACATGGTCGAGGTGTTCGCGCAGGAACGCTCGAACTTTGGCCAAAA
This genomic stretch from Fimbriimonadaceae bacterium harbors:
- a CDS encoding UPF0149 family protein, which gives rise to MSSTIPPFTAAQAALVQDFLASPQRPAGTLTYAQSAGFLFSLANGPEPIPPSEWIPMVFDDHDAGYDTHAEAAQVLQAMMGLYNDCLRQHAAEHATLPPGCDIRPDPLDNLEPDAPLSHWAQGFGMGHDYLVEYWDEYTPEELDEALGAALMTLTFFSSPTLARAYHEEGRAGTSLAQLAGTVLEIFHDALGDYAHLGRAIYQARYEAGDLSPTPATGRKVGRNDPCPCGSGSKYKKCCGAT